Below is a window of Allomuricauda ruestringensis DSM 13258 DNA.
CTTCAGAACCATAAAGCGACGAGGCATTTGCCCCTTTCAAGACACTGATATTGTCAATATCATTGGGATTTATCCTGTCCAATACACCTCTAGAGGATGGAAACCCATCCACAACGATTAAGGCTTCATTGTTCCCCAAGAGGGATCTGTTGCCCCTTAAGACCACACGGGTATTTGGGTTCACACCATTGTTCAAGGTGTTGATCTGCAGACCGGCAACCTTACCCACCATGGCGGTGGCCACATTGACCGCCTTGGTCTGGGTGATCTCGTCATTTTTAAGGTTATCTATCGAATACGACAGTTCCTTGGGGTTTCGTTGGATTCCCAAGGCAGCGGTGACGACCACTTCTTGTAGCGCCTGTGCACTTTCGTTCAATTGTACATCAATGGTGTTCGCATCCGAAACAACGACTTCTGCCGTTTCTTGTCCCACATAGGAGAAAACCAATGTCTGACCTTTTTCCGCATTGATTGCATAGTGTCCATCAAAGTCCGTAAGGGTGCCCTTGGCCGTTCCCTTGACAATGATGTTTACACCCGGTAGCGGTAGCGAATTGTGATCGGTCACCGTTCCCGAGATACTTTTTTCCTGTGCTTGCGCATGGGTGAGCCCCGTAAGAACAAGCAATAGAATAGCAAGTTTAATTCTCATAAATTTTGAGTAGTTTATGTTAGACTAGTTTTATGTACAATGAGGGGAGTAATCAGATGGGTGGAAGAGCTATATTTCAAAAATTCAATAAAATGAAAACAAAGTTTTTCATGAATTCCAAACACTATATACCCCCCTGGCTTTTGTACAGGACAAATGAATAACCGATCAAGATCATTTTGGTTAATCAACATGGAGGTTATCGTATTTCCCGACCCAGCGTAACAAAAATGTAGAAGGACGTGGATCATGGATTTTTGGAATTTTAAATACTTGTTTTTGATAACCACATATTGAACAGATGGAACAATTGCGATTTATTGCTGTCTAATGTTTTAGGATATATAAGGAAGGGATTGATACAGGATCATCATTGTTCCTGCCGTCCGAACCGGACTTTGCAGAAATTGGACAAAACACATTTTAATCAATGAATGATCAAAATATAGGGAATGGTTTACGGGATGATTGCCATACACAAACTACGGGCAGACAAAATGGTTAATGATCACACTCACACTCGCAGCGGTGGGAGATATTTCTTTGGATTTCCCGATACTCCGTGGGTGTACAACCCTCAAATTTCTTAAAGGCCTTGTAAAAGGAAACCCTATTATTGAAACCGGCCCTATATCCAATTTCCGTAACTCCGGAATCGTTGTCCATCCGAAATAGTTTTTTAGCCTCTTGGATTCGAAATCGATTCACATAATCATAAAACCCAAGCCTGTATTTTTGGTTAATGATTTGGGACAAATGGTATCTGGTCACTGAAAGTTTTGTTGCCAGATCGTTCAATGAAAGATTATTTTCCAGATGTGGTTTTTTTTCCAACATTATCTTGTCCAACTTTAATGCCAAATGGTTCAACATTTCCTCTGATAGACCTGAATTTGCATATTTTGTCTTATCAAAATCAATAAAGGAAAAGGTGTTCCTTTCCGGGAAATATCTTTTAAGCACTTCCAGTCCCATATCAAACCCAACAAGTACAAGTGTACCAAACCCATAGGTTGATGCCAGGCTATAGGCCAAAATATTTTGTCCAGGTGTGATGAATGAAAATTCAAGGCTGATCTTGTAATAGGTGATGAATAAAATAATATAAATACCAATAAACTTATAGGCAAACAATCTTTCCTTCAATGAACGGGAGGTTTCTGTAAACTCATAAATCAAAAGAAATGAAAAGATGGTATAGAGCATTATATAAAGCAGTTCAAAGATGCCCAACCAATCGAACACACCTTTCCATACCATCAAACCATGGGGTAGCAAAACCTTAATATAGACCACTGCCAAAAAAAAGGGTGTAAAATGCCCTATGTCTCCCTTCGATAATCTTCCATGAAGCCCCCGTTTCAATAAGATGTGGATAAAAGGACAAAGGAGTAGTGAAAAAAATAAAAGTACTTTACTGAAACCTATGCTTATGGTCAAACCCATGTTCGTATTGTATTCCTGTTAGCATCCGTGGTATCTATGTAAACTTCATCGGTACATCAAAAGCCCTTAAAGGGTATGAACATTTTAGCATTCATGAAAACATGACACCCAGTTTCACAAGGATACCAAAAATTGATATTCGTAATACGTTTGATGATTTTGAAGGAGATCGGTTACAAAACTTCAATGGATTTATTGTTACTGATAGAAAATATGGGTAGGGGAAGAATGATACCCTGTCCCTCTGATCTTGCCCCGATCCTCCTAGCGGTTTTCAAAAATGTTTACGTAAAGCATTGTCGCGATTTTTCTGGCCCGGTTTTTTGCGATCCATGCCCTTTCTCCCTCGAAAAGCTGGTCCAAGGTCTGGAGCCATAGATTGAGCCATTGGCCAAAGTGTTCCATCATCAGGGTTCCATTTATCCTTTTATCGACAGCCTGATGTACCTTAATGGGGTTGCCTTTGTATTTTTTGGCCAGAAATAACTGGGACTCCCAAAAATCGGTCAACAGTTCGAAGTGACTTTCCCAGTCCATGACCATTTGATCGAATATGGGACCAAGCGTCTCGTGTTCCCGTATCTTGCCATAGAAGGTACGGACCAGAAGATCAACATCGTTTCTATCCAAAATATCATGCTTAATTTCTTTTTCCATGGCTTTTATGCATAATGATCATTAAACTTGGTAGGGATCCTACATGGGTTGTCCATTTATCACAATGAACTTCTATTTTACCATCCCATTACTTTTCATAGGTAAATGGATAACCAACAGATCAATAGCTTACCCTTCCCTCCAAGACACACTGTAATACCAGGGCATGGTTGTGTTTGGTGTCCTTCGCACCATAAAGCAAGGTCACATTTTGCTTTTTGGCCTTTCTGGCAATTTCATCCAATACCTCTTGTTTGTCTTCCAGTTCAATGAGGTATTTTTTTGCAAATTCCCAAAATCTATCAGGGTCATGGTCAAACCATTTTCTCAAGTTTTCCGAAGGGGCGATCTCTTTCTTCCAACAATCGATCTCTGCTTTTCCTTTCGACACCCCCCTGGGCCAGATCCGATCTACCAATATACGGTAGCCATCTTTGTTGGATGAGGCTTCATATATCCTTTTGATCTTAATTTTTGACATTTTAATGTGTGCTGAAACCTTATTTTTCAAGTGGTGATCATTTGGGAGACATGGGACGTATGGTCAATTCGTCGATCAATAGCGTATCCGGGGTCTCCAGAACATAGATTGCCAAATCGGCAAGCGCTTGTGGCGCGATCATGCTATCATTGGGAAGGATACCGGAGTCCTCAAAGAACCTTGTGGCAATGGACCCTGGATTTAAACAGCTTACCCTGATGTTATGGGAGCGCAACTCCTTGAACAGGGCCGAACTAAATCCCTGTACCCCATATTTGGTCAGGCAATAGACCGCGGCTTCCTGTCTTGTGGTCTTTCCCAATATGGAACCGATATTGATGATATGACATGTTTCCTTTTGCTTTTTCATCAAAGGGACCAGCCCGGCAGTCATATAAAAAAGGCCGTTGAGGTTGGTCCCGATCATTTCATCCCACTGTTCATACGACAGGGCATCGATTTTTGAAAAATATCCCGCTCCTGCATTGTTGATCAGAATTTGAGGGGACCGCATCCCTGAAAATGTTGCCGCTATCCACCCCATGACTTGTTCCCGATTCGAAATATCAAGGGGTACCGGGACGAAATTGCTCCCTAGTGTGGTGTGCAGAGCAATCAAGTCGGCTTCAGTACGGGCCAACCCATAGACCAACGCTCCTTTACTTACAAGGGACGTCGAAATGGCCTTTCCCAAGCCCTTGCTGGCCCCGGTGACCACTGCTATCTTGTTCTTGAGTTCCATACGTTTAAATGACTTTATTTTTTTTTGGGTCGGTGCCTCTACATACCGTATGGAAACATTTGGACAAACGGTTCCAACCATTGGTGGCAATGATACAAAAGGTCAGTGCGACAAGGTCTTCTTCGGAAAAATAGCCCCGTGTGGTCCTATACAGGTCATCCGGAATTTCATGGGCCGCGATCAGGGTCAATGCCTCGGTCCATGCCAAAGCGGCCCTTTCCCGTTCTGAAAACAAGGCAGAGCCTTTCCACTTGCCCAAGGCCATTAAGCGCTGCTCAATTTCTCCTGTGGCCAGGGCATTCCTAACATGCATGTCCAAACATTTGTTACATCCGTTAATCTGGGTGACCCTCAACTTTACCAGTTCACATAGGGAAGGCTTAAGATTTGAACTGGAAGCGCACCTTTCCATTTCTAACAGCCCTTTTAAGGCCGTGGAGTTTGATTTCAGTATGTCCAATCGTTCTTTCATCACGTATGGTTTCACGGATTCTTTTCCATTTCCTCCATGGCGATATTGGCGTGGGAGTAGGCGGCTCCGGCCCGCATTTCAGCGGCCACCCAAATGGCCTCCATAATCTCTTCCTTACTTGCCCCTTTGCGCAATGCCAATGGTGTGTGCGCCTTGATACACCAAGGACATTGTGTGACATGGGCCACCGCCACCGCTATGAGTTGTTTTGTCTTTTCGTCCAGGACCCCCTCCTTAAAGACCGTTCGACTGAACTTGCGCCAAGCTTCAACCTGGTTCGGGGCAAGATCAGCTTTTTTTTGTGCCAATTCTGTTTCTTTGCTCATCGTATTTCTGTTTTGTAGGAATGGTTATTGTAATTCCGCATCCAAGGTTATTTCCAGATCCAGGGCCTTGCTGACAGGGCAATTGTCTTTGGCCTCATGGGCGCACTCCATAAAGGTTTCTTGGTCGATGTCGGGTATGATGGCCCGTAAGGTCAAATGGGATTTGGTGAGCTCAAGGGAATCCACATCCATGGAGACCGTACTGGTGACATCCAGGGATTCTGCCGTAAACCCGGCTTCGTTGAGAAAAAGGCTCAGGGCCATGGCAAAGCAACCGGCATGTGCCGCGGCGAGCAATTCATCCGGATTGGTGGCCTTACCATCCCCGAACCGGGAATTGAAGCAATATTTATGGTTGTCCAACACTTTGCTCTGGGTGGTGATGACACCTTCTCCTTCCATTAAGGAGCCGTTCCAAACAGCATTCGCATTACGTTTCATAATTTTTTGTTTTAAAGATTAGTATACGATTTAAGGGACCCTTGTAGGTCTTCCTTGATTTTATTGTTTTAAATATTGGCGCAGTACATACTGTAATATGCCACCATGACGATAGTAGGCAATTTCAATTTCAGAATCCAACCGTGCCGTTGTCTTGAACCTTACTTGGGTTCCATTTTGTTTTTGGGCAATCACCTCAAGGTCTTTTAGGGGTTTCAAGTCTTCCATTATACCGGTAATGGTAAATATTTCATTACCATCGAGATTTAATTTTTTTGCTGTATCACCCTGTTGGTATTGTATGGGCAAAACGCCCATGCCAATTAGGTTGCTCCTGTGGATCCGTTCAAAACTTTCGGCCAATACACATTGGATCCCCAAAAGAAAAGTGCCCTTGGCCGCCCAATCCCTGGAAGAACCACTACCATATTCCTTACCGGCCAGAACGACCAAGGGTGTTTGATCTTGCTTGTATTTCATGGCGGCATCAAAGACCTTCATTACCTCACCTGTGGGTAAATACCGGGTGTATCCCCCTTCTTGGTCCACAAGCCCGTTCTTGATACGGACATTGGCAAAGGTGCCCCGAACCATGACCGCATCATTGCCCCGACGGCTCCCATAGGAATTGAAATCCCTTGGGCTTACCCCACAACTGACCAAATATTGGCCCGCGGCCGAATTTTCATCAAAGGAGCCCGCCGGGGAAATATGGTCTGTGGTAATACTGTCCCCCAATACCAATAGGGCCCTTGCATTTTTGATGTCCAGTGTTTCCGGTACCGCTGTTGGAAGGTCATTGAAGAAGGGTGCCTCCTTGATGTAGGTGGAACCCCCGTCCCAATGGTACAGTTCTCCGGTTGGGACCTCAAGGGCCTTCCAGCTATTGTTGCCCGCAAAGATTTCCCCATAGTTTTTGGCAAAATCCTCGGGGGAAAGTACATCGGCCAAAATGGAATTGATCTCGGAATCCGTTGGCCAGATGTCCTTGAGGTATACGGCTTGTCCATTCCTATCATGGCTTATGAGCTCTTGGGTCAAATCAATGTCGATCCTTCCCGCCAGGGCGTAGGCGACCACTAGCATGGGGGACATTAAAAAGTTCATTTTTACCTGGGGGTGTACCCGGGCCTCAAAATTTCTATTGCCCGACAATACCGAGGCGGCCACCAATTGGTGTTGGTCGATCGCTTGGGCAATGGAAGGGGGCAAAGGCCCCGAATTTCCAATGCATGAAGTACACCCATAACCGACCAAATGGAATTGTAGGGCCTCCAGATCCTTCATCAAATCCGCTCTTTCCAAATAATCGGTGACCACTTTGGAACCGGGGGCAAGGGAAGTCTTTACCCATGGCCTGACATCAATGCCCCGCTCCCGGGCCTTTTTGGCCACAAGGCCCGCCCCGATCATCACGTAGGGGTTGGAGGTGTTGGTACAGGAGGTAATGGCCGCAATGACGACCGAACCATCCGCAAGCATGAACCCATCATTACCCTGGTCGATCCAAGCCGTTTTGAGCACTTTCCTTTCCTTGGAACCCAAATGCTCCGAGCCGGAAGGAGAAGATTGGTGACCTTGTTTATGGGATAGGGATCCTAAGGTGGGCATTGTCCTATGGTCAGGGGATACATAGTCCCTGTGATGGGATTGGGAGAGGAAATCTATAAACGTGGATTTTAGATTTTTCAATAAGATTTTGTCCTGAGGCCTTTTGGGACCCGCCACTGTGGGTTCTATGGTCGAGATGTCCAGTTCAAGGACCTTGGTGTAGGCGATACGATCCTCATCCTCCCGCCAGAGCATATTGGTCCTACAATAGGATTCCACCAATGCCAGTTGTTCTTCCGGACGATTGCTCGCCCTCATATATTCAAGGGTCTTGTCATCAATGGGGAAATAGGTGACGGTACACCCAAATTCTGGCGACATATTGCCAATGGTGGCCCGATCCGGCACGGAAAGGTGATCCAATCCTGGGCCAAAGACTTCCACAAATTTTCCCACGACCCCCTCTTGCCTCAACAGATTGGCCACGGTCAATACCAGATCAGTGGCCGTGGACCCCAAGGGAAGTCTACCCTTGAGCCTAAGGCCAATGACCTCTGGCATGATAAAGTAAAGAGGTTGCCCCAATACAGCAGCCTCGGCCTCGATGCCCCCGACCCCCCAGGCCAATACACCTATTCCATTGACCATGGGTGTGTGACTATCCGTCCCGA
It encodes the following:
- the acnA gene encoding aconitate hydratase AcnA, with the protein product MANTPYITKKKITVNGKDYGYYSLGELKKQGHDIDRLPFSIRILLENALRNHDGFSVTQENIETLLHWGSKPSNKDIPFKPARVLMQDFTGVPAVVDIASLRAELARKGKDPKTINPLVPVDLVIDHSVQVDFFGTAYSYDRNIEKEYQRNQERYAFLKWAQKSFSNFRVVPPGMGICHQVNLEYFSKGVIERDGELFPDTLVGTDSHTPMVNGIGVLAWGVGGIEAEAAVLGQPLYFIMPEVIGLRLKGRLPLGSTATDLVLTVANLLRQEGVVGKFVEVFGPGLDHLSVPDRATIGNMSPEFGCTVTYFPIDDKTLEYMRASNRPEEQLALVESYCRTNMLWREDEDRIAYTKVLELDISTIEPTVAGPKRPQDKILLKNLKSTFIDFLSQSHHRDYVSPDHRTMPTLGSLSHKQGHQSSPSGSEHLGSKERKVLKTAWIDQGNDGFMLADGSVVIAAITSCTNTSNPYVMIGAGLVAKKARERGIDVRPWVKTSLAPGSKVVTDYLERADLMKDLEALQFHLVGYGCTSCIGNSGPLPPSIAQAIDQHQLVAASVLSGNRNFEARVHPQVKMNFLMSPMLVVAYALAGRIDIDLTQELISHDRNGQAVYLKDIWPTDSEINSILADVLSPEDFAKNYGEIFAGNNSWKALEVPTGELYHWDGGSTYIKEAPFFNDLPTAVPETLDIKNARALLVLGDSITTDHISPAGSFDENSAAGQYLVSCGVSPRDFNSYGSRRGNDAVMVRGTFANVRIKNGLVDQEGGYTRYLPTGEVMKVFDAAMKYKQDQTPLVVLAGKEYGSGSSRDWAAKGTFLLGIQCVLAESFERIHRSNLIGMGVLPIQYQQGDTAKKLNLDGNEIFTITGIMEDLKPLKDLEVIAQKQNGTQVRFKTTARLDSEIEIAYYRHGGILQYVLRQYLKQ
- a CDS encoding OsmC family protein, producing MKRNANAVWNGSLMEGEGVITTQSKVLDNHKYCFNSRFGDGKATNPDELLAAAHAGCFAMALSLFLNEAGFTAESLDVTSTVSMDVDSLELTKSHLTLRAIIPDIDQETFMECAHEAKDNCPVSKALDLEITLDAELQ
- a CDS encoding helix-turn-helix domain-containing protein — its product is MGLTISIGFSKVLLFFSLLLCPFIHILLKRGLHGRLSKGDIGHFTPFFLAVVYIKVLLPHGLMVWKGVFDWLGIFELLYIMLYTIFSFLLIYEFTETSRSLKERLFAYKFIGIYIILFITYYKISLEFSFITPGQNILAYSLASTYGFGTLVLVGFDMGLEVLKRYFPERNTFSFIDFDKTKYANSGLSEEMLNHLALKLDKIMLEKKPHLENNLSLNDLATKLSVTRYHLSQIINQKYRLGFYDYVNRFRIQEAKKLFRMDNDSGVTEIGYRAGFNNRVSFYKAFKKFEGCTPTEYREIQRNISHRCECECDH
- a CDS encoding carboxymuconolactone decarboxylase family protein, coding for MSKETELAQKKADLAPNQVEAWRKFSRTVFKEGVLDEKTKQLIAVAVAHVTQCPWCIKAHTPLALRKGASKEEIMEAIWVAAEMRAGAAYSHANIAMEEMEKNP
- a CDS encoding group III truncated hemoglobin, with the translated sequence MEKEIKHDILDRNDVDLLVRTFYGKIREHETLGPIFDQMVMDWESHFELLTDFWESQLFLAKKYKGNPIKVHQAVDKRINGTLMMEHFGQWLNLWLQTLDQLFEGERAWIAKNRARKIATMLYVNIFENR
- a CDS encoding SDR family oxidoreductase, with product MELKNKIAVVTGASKGLGKAISTSLVSKGALVYGLARTEADLIALHTTLGSNFVPVPLDISNREQVMGWIAATFSGMRSPQILINNAGAGYFSKIDALSYEQWDEMIGTNLNGLFYMTAGLVPLMKKQKETCHIINIGSILGKTTRQEAAVYCLTKYGVQGFSSALFKELRSHNIRVSCLNPGSIATRFFEDSGILPNDSMIAPQALADLAIYVLETPDTLLIDELTIRPMSPK
- a CDS encoding DUF488 domain-containing protein produces the protein MSKIKIKRIYEASSNKDGYRILVDRIWPRGVSKGKAEIDCWKKEIAPSENLRKWFDHDPDRFWEFAKKYLIELEDKQEVLDEIARKAKKQNVTLLYGAKDTKHNHALVLQCVLEGRVSY
- a CDS encoding carboxymuconolactone decarboxylase family protein, with protein sequence MKERLDILKSNSTALKGLLEMERCASSSNLKPSLCELVKLRVTQINGCNKCLDMHVRNALATGEIEQRLMALGKWKGSALFSERERAALAWTEALTLIAAHEIPDDLYRTTRGYFSEEDLVALTFCIIATNGWNRLSKCFHTVCRGTDPKKNKVI